A section of the Myxococcus virescens genome encodes:
- a CDS encoding M57 family metalloprotease, translated as MAKFRSIALLAGISVLGSACGAPESETQDTQQVSFEEFRAGAYQEPESGGFVVDGDIFLPTESELREFYEQSVGGIGTQQGALAVYYSGGRDIKWSASQALNLTYCVSTKFGGNYTRVVNAMKSAAAEWEAAANVKFVHVSAEDSKCTNRNNNVVFDVNQTNTSQYLARAFFPNSARRSANVLISTTSFQNIAPWTLEGVLRHELGHVLGFRHEHTRLTSTGCYEDNAWRALTPYDSSSVMHYPQCSGTQTGDLVLTSDDRSGARALYP; from the coding sequence ATGGCTAAGTTTCGCTCCATTGCGCTTCTGGCAGGTATCTCCGTCCTTGGCTCCGCGTGCGGCGCCCCTGAGTCCGAGACGCAGGATACGCAGCAGGTCTCGTTCGAGGAGTTCCGCGCCGGCGCGTATCAGGAGCCCGAGTCCGGTGGTTTCGTCGTCGACGGTGACATCTTCCTGCCGACGGAGTCGGAGCTGCGCGAGTTCTACGAGCAGTCCGTTGGCGGCATTGGAACGCAGCAGGGCGCGCTGGCCGTGTATTACAGCGGTGGACGCGACATCAAGTGGAGCGCCAGCCAGGCCCTCAACCTCACGTACTGCGTGAGCACCAAGTTCGGCGGCAACTACACGCGCGTGGTCAACGCGATGAAGAGCGCCGCGGCGGAGTGGGAGGCGGCCGCCAACGTCAAGTTCGTCCACGTCAGCGCTGAAGACTCGAAGTGCACGAACCGCAACAACAACGTCGTGTTCGACGTGAACCAGACGAACACGTCCCAGTACCTGGCGCGCGCCTTCTTCCCCAACAGCGCCCGCCGCAGCGCCAACGTCCTCATCTCGACCACGTCCTTCCAGAACATCGCGCCCTGGACGCTGGAGGGCGTGCTTCGCCACGAGCTGGGCCACGTGCTGGGCTTCCGCCACGAGCACACCCGCCTCACCAGCACCGGCTGCTACGAGGACAACGCCTGGCGCGCGCTGACGCCGTATGACTCCAGCTCCGTCATGCACTACCCGCAGTGCAGCGGCACCCAGACGGGTGACCTGGTGCTGACCAGCGACGACCGCAGCGGCGCCCGCGCGCTGTACCCGTAA
- a CDS encoding aldo/keto reductase, translated as MKYTQLGRSGLSVSRLCLGTMNFGWTAEEPESHAIMDSALGHGINFFDTANVYGFGENKGRTEEVIGNWFAKGDRRRERTVLATKLYAPMGDWPNEGKLSALNIRRALDASLKRLRTDYVDLYQFHHIDRATPWEEIWQAMEVAVAQGKVLYVGSSNFAGWHIAQAQAVAARRNFTGLVSEQSLYNLMARTVELEVIPSAQFHGVGILPWSPLQGGLLGGVLRKEREGKRRLEGRAKEALQKHRDRIERYEALADELGHEPGDVALAWLLHQPAVTAPIIGPRTSAQLEAAVRAASVTLDAKTLSRLDDIFPGHKPAPEDYAW; from the coding sequence ATGAAGTACACGCAATTGGGCCGCTCGGGGCTCTCCGTCAGCCGGCTGTGCCTGGGCACCATGAACTTCGGTTGGACGGCCGAGGAGCCGGAGTCCCACGCCATCATGGATTCCGCGCTCGGCCACGGCATCAACTTCTTCGACACCGCCAACGTCTACGGCTTCGGGGAGAACAAGGGCCGCACCGAGGAGGTCATCGGCAACTGGTTCGCCAAGGGCGACCGGCGGCGCGAGCGCACCGTGCTCGCGACCAAGCTCTACGCGCCCATGGGTGACTGGCCCAACGAGGGCAAGCTGTCCGCGCTCAACATCCGCCGCGCGCTGGATGCCAGCTTGAAGCGGCTGCGCACGGACTACGTCGACCTCTATCAGTTCCACCACATCGACCGCGCCACGCCCTGGGAGGAGATCTGGCAGGCCATGGAGGTGGCCGTGGCGCAGGGCAAGGTGCTCTACGTCGGCAGCAGCAACTTCGCGGGCTGGCACATCGCCCAGGCCCAGGCCGTGGCGGCACGGCGCAACTTCACCGGACTGGTCAGCGAGCAGTCGCTCTACAACCTGATGGCCCGCACCGTGGAGCTGGAGGTGATTCCGTCCGCGCAGTTCCACGGCGTGGGCATCCTCCCCTGGTCCCCCCTCCAGGGCGGACTGCTGGGCGGCGTGCTCCGCAAGGAGCGCGAGGGCAAACGCCGTCTGGAAGGACGCGCCAAGGAAGCCCTCCAGAAGCACCGCGACCGCATCGAGCGCTACGAGGCGCTCGCCGACGAGCTCGGGCATGAGCCTGGAGACGTCGCGTTGGCGTGGCTGCTACATCAGCCCGCCGTCACCGCGCCCATCATCGGACCGCGAACGTCCGCCCAGCTCGAGGCCGCCGTCCGCGCGGCCAGTGTCACACTCGATGCGAAAACACTGTCACGCTTGGATGACATCTTCCCGGGCCACAAGCCCGCACCAGAGGACTACGCCTGGTGA
- a CDS encoding SRPBCC family protein, whose amino-acid sequence MKRDSHARLLSSDTVRIERLLPGPIERVWAYLTEPEKRRLWLAGGPTETKVGGKVELLFRHAELSEEGGAPPPRHEDMAQGHVNAGCVTACEPPRLFAYTWAENHGDPSEVRFELTEREDGVLLTVTHVRLDGRDALRSVAGGWHTHLDLLVDRLNGQRSPDFWEAYERVHAEYVTRPGFE is encoded by the coding sequence ATGAAACGAGACTCGCACGCCCGCCTGTTGTCCTCCGACACCGTCCGAATCGAACGCCTGCTGCCCGGCCCCATCGAGCGCGTGTGGGCCTATCTCACCGAGCCGGAGAAGCGCCGGCTGTGGCTCGCGGGTGGCCCCACGGAGACGAAGGTCGGTGGCAAGGTGGAGCTGTTGTTCCGCCACGCCGAACTGTCAGAGGAAGGCGGCGCCCCACCGCCGCGCCACGAGGACATGGCACAGGGCCACGTCAACGCGGGGTGCGTGACGGCGTGTGAGCCGCCGCGCCTGTTTGCCTATACGTGGGCGGAGAACCACGGGGACCCGTCAGAGGTCCGCTTCGAGCTGACCGAGCGCGAGGACGGCGTTCTGCTGACCGTCACCCACGTGCGACTCGATGGCCGGGATGCCCTGCGCAGCGTGGCGGGCGGCTGGCATACGCACCTCGACCTCCTGGTCGACCGGCTGAATGGACAGCGCTCGCCTGACTTCTGGGAAGCCTACGAGCGCGTCCACGCCGAGTACGTCACGCGCCCGGGCTTTGAGTAA
- a CDS encoding SRPBCC family protein has protein sequence MASTGSDKGAPVATAMMMIRRPVADVFAAFVDPAITTKFWFSRGSARLQPGGTAQWFWDTYGVSATVNVLDFEPGARLRIEWGDPGAMTFVEWTFTALSPDRTYVRVVESGFRGDDKAVVARALDSTGGFNLLLAGAKAWLEHGIALALVPDHVPEDARHLI, from the coding sequence ATGGCGTCGACAGGGAGTGACAAGGGTGCGCCGGTTGCCACGGCGATGATGATGATTCGCCGTCCCGTGGCGGACGTCTTCGCGGCCTTCGTGGACCCCGCAATCACCACGAAGTTCTGGTTCAGCCGGGGCAGCGCGCGGCTCCAGCCCGGCGGCACGGCGCAGTGGTTCTGGGACACCTACGGCGTGTCGGCCACCGTGAACGTGTTGGACTTCGAGCCCGGTGCCCGCCTGCGCATCGAGTGGGGCGACCCGGGGGCGATGACCTTCGTGGAGTGGACCTTCACGGCGCTGTCGCCGGACCGCACGTATGTCCGCGTCGTCGAGTCCGGCTTCCGGGGGGACGACAAGGCCGTCGTGGCGCGAGCGCTGGACAGCACCGGGGGCTTCAACCTGCTCCTCGCCGGGGCCAAGGCCTGGCTGGAGCACGGCATCGCGCTCGCGCTCGTCCCGGACCATGTCCCCGAGGACGCGCGGCACCTCATCTGA
- a CDS encoding transcriptional regulator, whose amino-acid sequence MSAPVPPARASTVRGALEAALTSAPESGLTAKDLSALVGISEKDVAGHLEHLEKSLKVQGARLEVLPASCLACGFTFKDRRRFTRPGACPQCRATRIDPPAFRVIG is encoded by the coding sequence GTGAGTGCCCCTGTTCCTCCAGCGCGCGCCAGCACCGTGCGCGGCGCGCTGGAGGCGGCGCTGACGTCCGCCCCGGAGAGCGGCCTCACCGCGAAGGACCTCTCCGCCCTGGTGGGCATCTCCGAGAAGGACGTGGCCGGACACCTGGAGCACCTGGAGAAATCCCTCAAGGTCCAGGGCGCCCGCCTGGAGGTGCTGCCCGCCTCATGCCTGGCGTGTGGCTTCACCTTCAAGGACCGCAGGCGCTTCACGCGGCCCGGTGCCTGCCCCCAGTGCCGCGCCACGCGCATTGATCCTCCGGCCTTCCGCGTCATCGGTTGA
- a CDS encoding SPW repeat domain-containing protein produces MAEPQTLSPSTPRLVPPPVPPEGRFRRGVRRAMDRSAAAGIISRPLLGRLPLRRWVPQDLHSLMDYKGGTASVVAGVLSGDAVAKSAGIALGSTILGVSLLTDYRISLTKLIPIEAHEIADYAFGAASILSPFVLGYAKRSPLAAAIHVAVGVTTVLASLVTDYRCQTGMHLGGELATDPGAIGA; encoded by the coding sequence ATGGCTGAACCGCAGACCCTGAGCCCGTCTACCCCCAGACTCGTCCCGCCCCCGGTGCCTCCGGAAGGGCGCTTCCGGCGGGGCGTGCGCCGCGCCATGGACCGGAGCGCCGCCGCTGGCATCATCTCCCGTCCGCTCCTGGGACGGCTGCCGTTGCGCCGGTGGGTGCCCCAGGACCTGCACTCGCTCATGGACTACAAGGGCGGGACGGCCTCGGTGGTGGCGGGGGTGTTGTCCGGAGATGCGGTGGCGAAGTCCGCGGGCATCGCCCTGGGGTCCACCATCCTCGGTGTGTCATTGTTGACGGACTACCGCATCAGCTTGACCAAGCTCATCCCCATCGAAGCGCATGAAATCGCCGACTATGCCTTTGGCGCCGCGTCCATCCTTTCGCCCTTCGTGCTGGGCTATGCGAAGCGCAGCCCGCTGGCCGCGGCCATCCATGTGGCGGTGGGCGTGACGACCGTGCTCGCGTCGCTGGTGACGGACTACCGGTGCCAGACGGGCATGCACCTGGGCGGCGAGCTGGCGACGGACCCGGGGGCGATTGGCGCGTGA
- a CDS encoding cold-shock protein has protein sequence MATGTVKWFNDAKGFGFIVQDGGGEDVFVHHSAINMDGFRTLQEGQKVEFEVGRGPKGLQAQNVRAA, from the coding sequence ATGGCAACCGGTACCGTCAAGTGGTTCAACGATGCGAAGGGTTTTGGGTTCATCGTGCAGGACGGCGGCGGTGAGGACGTGTTCGTCCATCACAGCGCCATCAACATGGATGGCTTCCGCACCCTGCAGGAAGGCCAGAAGGTGGAGTTCGAAGTAGGCCGGGGCCCCAAGGGTCTGCAGGCGCAGAACGTTCGCGCGGCCTGA
- a CDS encoding DUF99 family protein: MRLPRFPRVIGFDGGPFARRPGAAVPLAGVVCGGTRLEGLVWGRVRRDGWNATREVCRLLEGGKFLPQLHLVLLDGIAFGGFNVVDLPLLASRLKRPCVAVMRRPPDMGAVERALRRLPRADARWAKLKRAGPIHQLGGFTFQVQGAEPAWVAEALARVTDRGLVPEALRLAHLIGSAVVTGQSSQRA, translated from the coding sequence ATGCGCCTGCCCCGCTTCCCGCGTGTCATCGGCTTCGACGGCGGCCCCTTCGCGCGCCGCCCCGGCGCCGCCGTGCCCCTGGCGGGCGTGGTGTGCGGAGGCACTCGCTTGGAAGGGCTCGTCTGGGGACGGGTGCGCCGCGACGGCTGGAACGCCACGCGGGAGGTGTGCCGGCTGCTGGAAGGCGGGAAGTTCCTCCCGCAGCTCCACCTGGTGCTGCTGGATGGCATTGCGTTCGGCGGCTTCAACGTCGTGGACCTGCCCCTGCTGGCCAGCCGGCTGAAGCGGCCGTGCGTGGCGGTGATGCGGCGGCCACCGGACATGGGCGCGGTGGAGCGCGCGCTGCGGCGTCTGCCTCGCGCGGACGCGCGCTGGGCGAAGCTGAAGCGCGCGGGCCCCATCCACCAACTGGGAGGCTTCACCTTCCAGGTGCAGGGCGCGGAGCCCGCCTGGGTGGCCGAGGCGCTGGCGCGCGTGACGGACCGCGGCCTCGTCCCGGAGGCCCTGCGGCTGGCGCACCTCATTGGCTCCGCCGTCGTCACCGGCCAGAGCAGCCAGCGCGCCTGA
- a CDS encoding DUF2378 family protein produces MPEKLVFEHTLEGLFVRGLGARVTPVLRERLREVGVDLERKLQPAYAFDTWCFAVRVAARELHPDVPDDVGYALLGERMVDGYRETVLGRAAFGVIQLLGPRRCVSRARQMFRSGNNYTETRLDDVSPTEVDLWMNEAGVIRYFTQGALRAGLRAVGAPHAEVQVRAFTDEGVTYRLTWRNGHEA; encoded by the coding sequence ATGCCGGAGAAGCTCGTCTTCGAGCACACCTTGGAGGGTCTCTTCGTGCGAGGACTGGGGGCCCGCGTCACCCCCGTGCTCCGCGAGCGGCTGCGGGAGGTGGGGGTGGACCTGGAGCGCAAGCTGCAGCCCGCCTACGCCTTTGACACATGGTGCTTCGCCGTGCGCGTGGCCGCGCGCGAGCTGCACCCGGACGTGCCCGACGACGTGGGCTACGCGCTGCTGGGTGAGCGCATGGTGGACGGCTACCGGGAGACGGTGCTGGGGCGCGCGGCCTTCGGTGTGATTCAGCTCCTGGGCCCCCGCCGGTGCGTGAGCCGGGCCCGGCAGATGTTCCGCTCCGGGAACAACTACACGGAGACACGCCTGGACGACGTGTCCCCCACCGAAGTGGACCTGTGGATGAACGAGGCCGGGGTCATCCGCTACTTCACGCAAGGCGCGCTACGCGCGGGCCTGCGCGCCGTGGGAGCGCCGCATGCCGAGGTGCAGGTGCGCGCCTTCACCGACGAAGGCGTCACCTACCGGCTCACGTGGCGCAACGGCCACGAGGCCTGA
- a CDS encoding efflux RND transporter permease subunit has product MLLSDVSIRRPVFTAMLSLCLVVLGLMGLGRLGTDLYPDVSFPVVVINTVYKGAGPGEIETQVVKPIEDAVAGISGVDKIHSYSRENVGIVVVQFKMTAPLDRAVQDVRDKVAGIVSRLPQDADAPVIGRVDLGATPILTYAVSAELPSQELRRLIDDRVKPALAQLEGAAEVRVTGGDTREVQIDIDLDKARAAGVSPLGIAQRVASENLDLPAGRLQLGASEMTVRSLGQFQNVDEIRDLPVARSATGAQVRLGEIASVTDGVAERRTLARLNGQDAVILEIVKQPGSNTVAVSEAVRQVMAQMGAVVGHGFQATLLINQSDIIQENAHEVWVALIFGGAMAVLIILIFLLDVRGTFISALALPTSVLGTFFVMYVLDYTLNQMTLLGLSLAIGLLIDDAVVVREAITHRLEKGEDPVSAASNGTQDVGLAVLATTLSLVAVFVPVAFMPGIVGQFFRQFGITISVAVLISLFISFTLDPMMSARLAKRRVPGEVRQENAVAAALRRFLDGTERVYESILRWVLGHKWTTMGLTLVLLVVSFGGASRLGMEFMPAEDRSQFFVDLTLPDSASIRETEARTADAEALLRQLPEVTDVYSIVGKDGDVNKSRMRVLTVGKDARTKGIQVLKEDARALLEPGLVGTRVNLSDPPILEGMGDYYPIMVRITGPDLDRVNEEAERVAGILRELPGTADVRVESNPPKPEMQVLIDRARASDVDLHAGALATQLRLAIGGDVVAKLREGITETDIRVRLSEKDRATPERVRQLEVYTPSGLRPLTDVARVEMKNGPSLIEHENRERQIAVYSQLGPGAALGDIARELKARVAAQPLPPGYALIYDGQMKNLDEQNDAFGAAFGLAFVFIYMVLASQFESYKHPLTIMVSLPLALVGALLGLVVTGFHLSMGAMIGIILLMGLVTKNAILLIDGALQNLREGDTVDEALLKAGPRRLRPILMTSAAMAIAMVPTAVGTGTGSEFRAPMAISVIGGVITSTFLTLLVVPVVFAGMERLGFKRRRPRDDAAAPQPHPVEPKPGQAA; this is encoded by the coding sequence ATGCTGCTCAGCGACGTCTCCATCCGCAGGCCCGTCTTCACCGCGATGTTGTCGCTGTGCCTCGTCGTGCTCGGCCTCATGGGCCTGGGCCGCCTGGGCACCGACCTCTATCCGGACGTGTCCTTCCCGGTGGTGGTCATCAACACCGTCTACAAAGGCGCGGGTCCGGGCGAAATCGAAACGCAGGTCGTCAAGCCCATCGAAGACGCCGTCGCTGGCATCAGCGGCGTGGACAAGATTCACTCCTACAGCCGGGAGAACGTGGGCATCGTGGTGGTGCAGTTCAAGATGACCGCCCCGCTGGACCGCGCGGTGCAGGACGTGCGCGACAAGGTCGCCGGCATCGTCAGCCGCCTGCCCCAGGACGCGGACGCGCCTGTCATCGGCCGCGTGGACCTGGGAGCCACGCCCATCCTCACCTACGCCGTCTCGGCGGAGCTGCCCTCGCAGGAGCTGCGCCGGCTCATCGACGACCGCGTGAAGCCCGCGCTTGCGCAATTGGAAGGCGCCGCCGAGGTGCGCGTCACGGGGGGAGACACGCGCGAGGTGCAAATCGACATCGATTTGGACAAGGCGCGCGCGGCGGGTGTGTCCCCGCTGGGCATCGCCCAGCGCGTGGCGTCGGAGAACCTGGACCTGCCCGCGGGCCGGCTCCAGCTGGGCGCCTCCGAGATGACGGTGCGCTCGCTCGGGCAGTTCCAGAACGTGGATGAAATCCGCGACCTGCCGGTGGCGCGCAGCGCGACGGGCGCGCAGGTGCGGCTGGGCGAAATCGCCAGCGTGACGGACGGCGTGGCGGAGCGGCGCACCCTGGCGCGCCTCAACGGGCAGGACGCCGTCATCCTGGAAATCGTCAAGCAGCCGGGCTCCAACACCGTCGCGGTGAGCGAGGCGGTGCGGCAGGTGATGGCGCAGATGGGCGCGGTGGTGGGGCATGGCTTCCAGGCCACGCTGCTCATCAACCAGTCGGACATCATCCAGGAGAACGCGCACGAGGTCTGGGTGGCGCTCATCTTCGGTGGCGCGATGGCGGTGCTCATCATCCTCATCTTCCTGCTGGACGTGCGCGGCACCTTCATCTCGGCGCTGGCGCTGCCCACCTCCGTGCTGGGCACCTTCTTCGTGATGTACGTGCTGGACTACACGCTCAACCAGATGACGCTGCTGGGCCTGTCCCTGGCCATCGGTCTGCTCATCGACGACGCGGTGGTGGTGCGCGAGGCGATTACCCACCGGCTGGAGAAGGGTGAAGACCCGGTGAGCGCCGCGTCCAACGGCACCCAGGACGTGGGCCTGGCGGTGCTCGCCACCACGCTGTCGCTGGTGGCGGTGTTCGTGCCGGTGGCCTTCATGCCCGGCATCGTCGGCCAGTTCTTCCGGCAGTTCGGCATCACCATCTCCGTGGCGGTGCTGATTTCGCTGTTCATCTCCTTCACGCTGGACCCGATGATGTCGGCGCGGCTGGCGAAGCGGCGCGTGCCGGGGGAGGTCCGCCAGGAGAACGCGGTGGCCGCGGCGCTGCGCCGCTTCCTGGACGGCACCGAGCGCGTCTACGAGTCCATCCTCCGCTGGGTGCTGGGGCACAAGTGGACGACGATGGGCCTCACGTTGGTGCTGCTGGTGGTGTCCTTCGGAGGCGCCAGCCGTCTGGGCATGGAGTTCATGCCCGCGGAGGACCGCTCGCAGTTCTTCGTGGACCTGACGCTGCCGGACTCGGCCAGCATCCGGGAGACGGAGGCCCGCACCGCCGACGCGGAGGCGCTGCTGCGCCAGCTCCCGGAGGTGACGGACGTCTACTCCATCGTCGGCAAGGACGGCGATGTGAACAAGTCCCGCATGCGCGTGCTGACGGTGGGCAAGGACGCGCGCACCAAGGGCATCCAGGTGCTGAAGGAGGACGCACGCGCGCTGCTGGAGCCGGGGCTGGTGGGCACGCGGGTGAACCTGAGCGACCCGCCCATCCTGGAGGGCATGGGCGACTACTACCCCATCATGGTGCGCATCACCGGGCCGGACCTGGACCGCGTCAACGAGGAGGCCGAGCGCGTCGCGGGCATCCTCCGCGAGCTGCCGGGCACCGCGGACGTGCGCGTGGAGTCCAACCCGCCCAAGCCGGAGATGCAGGTGCTCATCGACCGGGCGCGCGCCAGCGACGTGGACCTGCACGCGGGCGCGCTGGCCACGCAGCTGCGGCTGGCCATTGGCGGTGACGTGGTGGCGAAGCTCCGCGAGGGCATCACCGAGACGGACATCCGCGTGCGCCTGTCGGAGAAGGACCGCGCCACGCCGGAGCGCGTGCGCCAGCTGGAGGTGTACACGCCCAGCGGCCTGCGCCCGCTGACGGACGTGGCCCGGGTGGAGATGAAGAACGGCCCCAGCCTCATCGAGCACGAGAACCGCGAGCGGCAAATCGCCGTGTACTCGCAGCTGGGCCCGGGCGCGGCGCTGGGCGACATCGCCCGGGAGCTGAAGGCGCGCGTGGCGGCCCAGCCGCTGCCGCCGGGCTACGCGCTCATCTACGACGGGCAGATGAAGAACCTGGACGAGCAGAACGACGCCTTCGGCGCGGCGTTCGGTCTGGCCTTCGTCTTCATCTACATGGTGCTCGCCAGCCAGTTCGAGTCCTACAAGCACCCGCTCACCATCATGGTGTCGCTGCCACTGGCCCTGGTGGGCGCGCTGCTGGGATTGGTGGTGACGGGCTTCCACCTGTCCATGGGCGCCATGATTGGCATCATCCTGCTGATGGGCCTGGTGACGAAGAACGCGATTCTGCTCATCGACGGCGCGCTTCAGAACCTGCGGGAAGGCGACACGGTGGACGAAGCGCTGCTCAAGGCGGGCCCGCGCCGGCTGCGGCCCATCCTGATGACGAGCGCGGCCATGGCCATCGCCATGGTGCCCACGGCGGTGGGCACGGGCACGGGCTCGGAGTTCCGCGCCCCCATGGCCATCTCCGTGATTGGTGGCGTCATCACCTCCACCTTCCTCACGCTGCTGGTGGTGCCAGTGGTGTTCGCCGGCATGGAGCGCCTGGGCTTCAAGCGCCGCCGTCCGCGCGACGATGCCGCCGCCCCGCAGCCGCACCCGGTGGAGCCCAAGCCCGGTCAGGCGGCCTGA
- a CDS encoding efflux RND transporter periplasmic adaptor subunit has product MKPNLKPSAVRVFAAAGMATAVLSLTACQKADASSAPPAKGLAQEVVPTVKVVSARTVRAAPSESVTGTLFPAQGLMVGFEVGGRLSVVRVKKGQGVKKGDVLAQLDPEIADAQVAQAEAAVAAAEAASTMAADVAARNEKLQQQGGVSEVAHRTASANAAQAQAQWMAAKAQLAQARASRRRHELRAPFDGTIIDAPEQTGATVAPGTPLFNLERLDTLLLKTTVSEALRSQLEPGAKVRVESVGARVSSDEAVVRTILPSADPATRRIPVELAVPNADGRFVAHTLARAVLSLGQAQDAQVLPGTALSALNGDHVWVVASGQVRRVDVRVLERREQGEVVVLASSPLDAVVDHPTPGLSQGARVSVK; this is encoded by the coding sequence GTGAAACCCAACCTGAAGCCGTCCGCTGTCCGCGTGTTCGCCGCGGCGGGCATGGCCACCGCCGTGCTGTCGCTGACCGCATGCCAGAAGGCGGATGCCTCGTCGGCGCCGCCCGCCAAGGGTCTGGCGCAGGAGGTGGTGCCCACGGTGAAGGTCGTCTCCGCGCGGACGGTGCGGGCCGCGCCGAGCGAGTCGGTGACGGGGACGCTGTTTCCCGCGCAGGGATTGATGGTGGGCTTCGAGGTGGGAGGCCGCCTGTCGGTCGTCCGGGTGAAGAAGGGGCAGGGGGTGAAGAAGGGCGATGTGCTGGCGCAGCTGGACCCGGAGATTGCCGACGCGCAGGTGGCCCAGGCCGAGGCCGCGGTGGCCGCCGCGGAGGCAGCCTCCACCATGGCCGCCGACGTGGCCGCCCGCAACGAGAAGCTCCAGCAGCAGGGCGGGGTGAGCGAGGTGGCTCACCGCACCGCCAGCGCCAATGCGGCGCAGGCACAGGCGCAGTGGATGGCCGCCAAGGCGCAGCTGGCCCAGGCGCGCGCGTCCCGCCGCCGGCACGAGCTGCGGGCGCCCTTCGACGGCACCATCATCGACGCACCGGAGCAGACGGGCGCGACGGTGGCGCCGGGCACGCCGCTGTTCAACCTGGAGCGCCTGGACACGCTGCTCTTGAAGACGACGGTGTCGGAGGCCCTGCGCTCGCAGCTGGAGCCCGGCGCCAAGGTGCGCGTGGAGTCGGTGGGCGCGCGCGTGTCCTCGGACGAGGCGGTGGTGCGCACCATCCTCCCGTCCGCGGACCCCGCCACGCGCCGCATTCCGGTGGAGCTGGCCGTCCCCAACGCGGATGGCCGCTTCGTGGCGCACACGCTGGCGCGGGCGGTCCTCTCACTGGGGCAGGCGCAGGACGCCCAGGTGCTGCCGGGCACCGCGTTGTCGGCCCTCAACGGGGACCATGTCTGGGTGGTGGCGTCCGGTCAGGTGCGCCGCGTGGACGTGCGGGTGTTGGAGCGGCGCGAGCAGGGCGAGGTGGTGGTGCTGGCGTCCTCGCCGCTCGACGCCGTCGTTGACCACCCCACTCCGGGCCTGTCGCAGGGCGCCCGCGTCTCCGTGAAGTAG
- a CDS encoding TetR/AcrR family transcriptional regulator, whose product MARPADPHARSALVSAARREFARRGLKGARIEDITAACGLSKGAFYLHFPSKEALFGEVVGAFESGLMAMNGRRMARMEGFFQAHGIPGAQDRIERSERYLRFLQLEKEHDLEALDWVWEFRDVSLVLTSGSQGTEFESLLWRVTDAQVERISHDFRRLQEAGAMDPELDARIFASIIVGSFLLLSTQMARLDEKPDLNAWANTLQRLCQEGTRPASPAPSKRVARRPRAAAEKPRKTPRKRS is encoded by the coding sequence ATGGCCCGTCCCGCCGACCCTCACGCTCGCAGTGCGCTGGTGTCCGCGGCCCGGCGGGAGTTCGCTCGCCGGGGGCTGAAGGGGGCGCGCATCGAGGACATCACCGCCGCGTGCGGGCTGTCCAAGGGCGCCTTCTACCTGCACTTTCCGTCCAAGGAGGCGCTGTTCGGGGAGGTGGTGGGCGCGTTCGAGTCCGGGCTGATGGCGATGAACGGGCGTCGCATGGCGCGCATGGAGGGCTTCTTCCAGGCGCACGGCATCCCGGGCGCGCAGGACCGCATCGAGCGCAGCGAGCGCTACCTGCGGTTCCTCCAACTGGAGAAAGAGCACGACCTGGAGGCCCTGGATTGGGTGTGGGAGTTCCGGGACGTGTCCCTGGTCCTCACCAGCGGCAGCCAGGGCACGGAGTTCGAATCCCTGCTGTGGCGCGTGACGGATGCCCAGGTGGAGCGCATCTCCCACGACTTCCGGCGGCTGCAGGAGGCTGGCGCCATGGACCCGGAGTTGGACGCGCGAATCTTCGCCTCCATCATCGTCGGGTCCTTCCTGCTGCTCTCCACGCAGATGGCGCGGCTGGATGAGAAGCCGGACCTGAACGCGTGGGCGAACACGCTCCAGCGGCTGTGCCAGGAAGGCACCCGTCCGGCGTCGCCCGCTCCGTCCAAGCGTGTTGCGCGCCGGCCCCGGGCCGCCGCCGAGAAACCCCGAAAGACCCCGAGGAAACGCTCGTGA